A genomic segment from Triplophysa dalaica isolate WHDGS20190420 chromosome 22, ASM1584641v1, whole genome shotgun sequence encodes:
- the mcidas gene encoding multicilin: protein MQTCFYPQLSYLVQNDGEAPVNQSSTEDLLDVTADTNLLTFDIPDHRNLDTALELNRQLHARLRRKQEEVSALREANAQLRKLTEQAEHYSTILDVFTTSLQSESASHRVTTSTPKTNTETTDGHSTGSQHAWISLLTREDQSEQSYTSLADSTSTDPASGVKRQLWSSWTDLMCEEAGGDDAEDTRPDYETDCKRLRLDDELVELDLEQLEAQLDQNEWTPQPLGEESDLTPNESLVVSSKPVTERVNVFGAFRGLRVVTETPLVKSDLGESNGVCFKISIREHSTVKTKVFPHGKTFTSHTPSGSCRFLWVPSED, encoded by the exons ATGCAGACCTGCTTTTACCCTCAACTGTCTTATCTTGTG CAGAATGACGGAGAAGCTCCAGTCAACCAATCATCTACTGAAGATCTGCTGGACGTCACCGCAG ACACAAATTTACTTACATTTGACATTCCAGACCACAGAAACTTGGATACTGCTCTAGAGCTGAATCGACAG CTTCACGCTCGACTCAGGAGAAAGCAGGAGGAAGTCTCGGCCCTGAGGGAAGCGAACGCCCAGCTGAGAAAGCTAACTGAACAGGCTGAGCATTACTCCACCATACTTGAT GTCTTCACAACATCGCTCCAGAGTGAATCAGCTTCGCACCGTGTGACGACATCGACACCAAAAACAAATACCGAGACAACCGATGGTCATTCTACGGGATCACAACATGCCTGGATCTCCCTGCTGACACGAGAGGACCAATCTGAGCAGTCTTATACATCTTTAGCTGACTCGACCAGCACTGACCCCGCATCAGGAGTCAAGCGGCAGCTGTGGTCCAGTTGGACCGATCTTATGTGCGAAGAAGCTGGAGGAGATGATGCTGAGGACACAAGACCGGACTATGAGACCGACTGCAAGCGCCTCAGGCTAGATGATGAACTTGTGGAGCTGGACTTGGAGCAGCTTGAGGCTCAGCTGGACCAAAATGAATGGACTCCTCAACCGCTGGGAGAAGAGTCAGATCTGACTCCGAATGAAAGTTTGGTGGTTTCTTCGAAGCCAGTCACAGAGAGGGTGAACGTGTTTGGGGCTTTCCGTGGGCTTCGGGTGGTTACAGAAACCCCTCTCGTCAAATCGGATCTTGGGGAGTCGAATGGTGTTTGCTTTAAGATCTCAATAAGAGAACACAGTACTGTAAAAACGAAGGTTTTCCCTCACGGAAAGACATTTACATCTCACACACCAAGTGGTTCTTGTAGGTTCCTTTGGGTTCCTAGTGAGGACTGA
- the dhx29 gene encoding ATP-dependent RNA helicase DHX29 isoform X2: protein MGGKKKKSAAVPTGAQPAPAATVNASNIAFESTGKKQQQRPNNEKSASKESKPKGPKTYSLNTNTQTDTSGVSDKSILKVVIQPELEKKVIKLINDYRQEYADKGPISGRLTTKKLLDLYSALQKFHFKTEHIEEAMKSSVLYGGDLHSALDWLCLNLRDDELPEGFSQKMQEEKQKTRPTFQPPKEDRTPLAANKDAPKEEEKPKPKTPVKEASVSMKEWILRYAEQSDDQSSEDDESNDMRKDNPELEEKFDPNDRYLVLAAQLDDAKEMAAQSKAKKDKAGQRTAQDRIRVIQQEMKPLESHPMFNPAIKVKDTPKEEKKQVSVTDRKEELNFSLFEQTNAPPAAAEKTETKKEPKDIRNFDYTSRSWTGKSPKQFLIDWCRKNLPKSPPPSFEKKAVGKYWKCRVRVQRPNDVLEVCPTILTEDGMQAHHLGATLALYDLVKGQSVHQLLPPTYRDVWLEWRDSEQKEEEQSRCAINKPRDQFIARLLTHLKQQQGNQPQGDPQDTNRDAGDEPEDSWENLDFQEDVEPQRGQGLVAEEASRRLFLKLQGSAVARRLLVERQQLPVYQHRQKVLDALRRHRVVVVAGETGSGKSTQIPQFILEDLLAGGGGAQPCNVVVTQPRRISAMSLASRVSQELGSEEGPGSKNSLCGYQIRMENRSGETTRLLYCTTGVLLRKLQQDQLLSSLTHIIVDEVHERSVQSDFLLTILKEVVQKRSDLRLILMSATVDCQKFANYFNRCPVVTIPGRTFPVEVFHLDDIVEETGYVLDQDSEYSQKFVEEEEEVNITITQKGGKTHQHQEVIMRDSGSGCDLGPEFDHFSSRTRRVLQYMNPNKINMDLILDLLAYLDKSPQFRDVEGAVLIFLPGLAHIQQLYDLLTTDRRFSSKDRYKLVALHSTLSSQDQSAAFTVPPAGVRKILLSTNIAETGVTIPDVVFVIDTGKTKENRYHESSQMSSLVETFVSKASALQRQGRAGRVREGFCFRLYPKFRFDSFIDYSIPEILRVPLEELCLHIMKCEYGSPESFLCQALDPPQQQAVCNAVSLLRKIGACQQDSHTLTPLGHHLATLPVNVKIGKMLIFGAIFGCLEPIATIAAAMSEKSPFSTPMSRKDEANLAKFALAVAHSDHMTIYNAYLGWKIARSEGTRAEMTYCRKHFLNRTALMTMEDVKQELIRMVQQAGFIASKTGRAPRSRPGTDSKALGPLSKQDISVLSAVLAAGLYDNVGRILCSPSPDVQERVMCVVETAQGKANVHPSSVNRYLQTHGWLLFQEKVKYSKVFLRETTLISPLSMLLFGGDIDVQHRERLVSLDGWIYFQAPVRVGVIFKHLRKLIDSLLERKLANPEMNLEDEKTIQMIIELIKSDNRL, encoded by the exons ATGGGTGGGAAGAAAAAGAAGTCAGCAGCAGTGCCCACGGGTGCCCAGCCGGCTCCTGCAGCAACTGTGAATGCATCCAATATAGCGTTTGAATCTACaggcaaaaaacaacaacaaagaccAAATAATGAGAAATCAGCCTCGAAAGAAAGCAAGCCAAAAG GTCCCAAAACATATAGTCTAAACACTAACACACAGACTGACACAAGTGGGGTGTCTGATAAATCAATCCTAAAA GTTGTAATCCAGCCAGAACTGGAGAAAAAGGTGATCAAGTTGATCAATGATTACAGACAAGAATATGCAGATAAGGGACCAATATCTGGGAGACTCACAACCAAAAAGTTGCTG GATTTGTACAGTGCTCTTCAGAAGTTTCACTTTAAGACAGAACACATAGAGGAGGCCATGAAGAGCAGTGTGCTGTATGGAGGAGATCTGCACTCGGCACTCGACTGGCTTTGTCTGAATCTCCGAGACG atgAGCTACCAGAAGGATTCAGCCAAAAGATGCAGGAGGAGAAACAGAAGACTCGGCCCACGTTCCAGCCTCCAAAAGAGGACAGAACCCCACTAGCAGCCAATAAAGACGCACCTAAAGAAGAGGAGAAACCCAAGCCAAAA ACTCCAGTAAAAGAAGCCAGTGTCAGTATGAAGGAGTGGATACTACGCTACGCTGAGCAATCTGATGATCAGAGCAGTGAAGATGATGAAAGCAATGACATGAGAAAAGATAACCCTGAGCTGGAGGAGAAGTTTGATCCT AATGACAGATACCTGGTGCTGGCCGCACAGCTGGATGATGCTAAAGAGATGGCAGCACAATCTAAAGCCAAGAAAGACAAAGCAGGACAGAGGACAGCACAAGACCGCATCAGAGTCATCCAGCAAG AAATGAAGCCTTTAGAGTCTCATCCAATGTTTAATCCTGCTATTAAAGTTAAAGACACCCCTAAAGAGGAAAAGAAGCAAGTTTCAGtgactgacagaaaggaggaACTTAATTTTAGTCTCTTTGAGCAGACAAATGCACCGCCAGCAGCAGCAGAAAAAA CGGAAACGAAGAAAGAGCCCAAAGACATCCGTAACTTTGACTACACATCCAGAAGCTGGACCGGCAAGTCACCCAAACAGTTTCTGATCGACTGGTGCAGAAAGAACCTGCCGAAGAGCCCGCCACCATCATTTGAGAAAAAAGCAGTCGGGAAATATTGGAAATGCAG GGTTCGGGTTCAGAGGCCTAATGATGTTCTGGAGGTGTGTCCCACTATCCTAACTGAAGATGGGATGCAGGCACATCACTTAGGAGCGACCTTGGCCCTTTATGACCTTGTCAAAGGACAG TCGGTGCATCAACTGCTCCCACCCACTTACCGCGACGTGTGGCTCGAGTGGCGTGACAGTGAACAAAAAGAGGAGGAGCAAAGCCGCTGCGCCATCAACAAACCACGTGACCAGTTCATCGCACGTCTGCTCACCCACCTCAAACAGCAACAGGGCAACCAACCACAGGGCGACCCGCAGGACACCAACCGGGATGCTGGAGATGAACCAGAAGACTCCTGGGAGAACCTGGACTTTCAGGAAGACGTTGAGCCCCAGCGTGGACAAGGCCTCGTGGCAGAGGAGGCGTCCCGGAGGCTGTTCCTTAAACTGCAAGGCTCGGCTGTGGCTCGCAGACTTCTGGTGGAGAGGCAACAGCTGCCCGTCTATCAGCACCGCCAGAAGGTGCTGGATGCTTTGCGGCGGCACCGCGTGGTGGTTGTCGCCGGAGAGACAGGAAGCGGGAAGAGCACCCAGATTCCTCAATTTATCTTGGAGGATCTCCTGGCTGGTGGAGGTGGCGCTCAGCCGTGCAATGTGGTGGTGACGCAGCCCAGGAGGATCTCAGCCATGAGTCTGGCCAGCAGGGTGTCGCAGGAGCTGGGCAGTGAGGAGGGACCAGGAAGCAAG AATTCACTGTGTGGATATCAAATCCGGATGGAGAACCGCTCTGGGGAGACAACACGACTGCTGTACTGCACTACTGGAGTTTTACTGCGAAAACTGCAACAGGATCAGCTCCTTAGTTCTCTCACGCACATCATCGTGGATGAG GTTCATGAGCGCAGTGTACAATCAGATTTTCTCCTCACTATACTCAAAGAAGTCGTCCAGAAGCGATCTGACCTCCGGCTGATCTTGATGAGCGCCACGGTCGACTGCCAAAAGTTTGCCAACTACTTTAACCGCTGCCCAGTGGTCACCATACCAGGCAGAACATTCCCTGTGGAG GTATTTCACCTGGATGATATTGTGGAGGAGACAGGCTATGTTCTGGACCAGGACTCAGAGTACAGTCAGAAGTTTgtggaagaagaagaggaggtgAACATCACCATCACACAGAAAGGAGGAAAAACTCATCAGCACCAG GAGGTTATCATGAGGGATTCTGGCTCAGGTTGTGATCTGGGACCCGAGTTTGATCACTTCAGCAGTCGGACCCGCCGTGTCCTGCAGTACATGAACCCCAATAAAATCAACATGGATCTGATTCTAGACCTGCTGGCATACCTGG ACAAGTCACCTCAGTTTCGTGATGTGGAAGGTGCAGTTCTGATCTTCCTCCCAGGTCTGGCTCATATTCAACAGCTGTATGATTTGCTGACCACAGACAGACGCTTCAGCTCAAAGGACAG ATACAAGCTAGTAGCTCTTCACTCCACGCTATCGTCTCAGGACCAGTCTGCTGCGTTTACAGTGCCCCCTGCTGGAGTCAGGAAG ATCTTGCTATCTACAAACATCGCTGAGACAGGCGTCACTATTCCAGATGTTGTGTTTGTCATCGACActggaaaaacaaaagaaaatcg ATACCACGAAAGCAGTCAGATGAGCTCACTCGTGGAGACATTTGTTAGTAAAGCGAGCGCTCTGCAGAGACAAGGCAGGGCGGGGCGGGTCAGAGAGGGCTTCTGTTTTCGCCTCTATCCCAAATTTAG GTTTGATAGCTTCATAGACTACTCCATACCGGAGATCCTGAGGGTGCCTTTGGAGGAGCTTTGCCTTCATAttatg AAGTGTGAATACGGTTCACCAGAGAGTTTCCTGTGTCAAGCTCTGGACCCCCCACAGCAGCAGGCCGTGTGCAACGCTGTCAGTCTGCTGAGGAAGATCGGCGCCTGTCAGCAAGATAGCCACACCCTCACACCGCTCGGCCATCACCTGGCAACCCTGCCTGTCAATGTCAAGATTGGGAAGATGCTCATATTTGGTGCTATTTTTGGTTGCCTTGAACCTATT GCCACTATAGCAGCGGCCATGTCGGAGAAGTCACCCTTCTCTACACCAATGAGCAGAAAGGATGAAGCCAACCTGGCTAAATTTGCTCTGGCAGTCGCCCACTCGGATCACATGACCATCTACAACGCTTATCTCGG GTGGAAGATTGCACGAAGTGAAGGAACACGAGCTGAGATGACCTATTGTAGGAAACACTTCTTGAACCGCACTGCCCTCATGACCATGGAG GATGTAAAGCAGGAACTCATCAGGATGGTGCAGCAGGCCGGTTTCATTGCTTCTAAGACTGGCAGAGCTCCTCGTTCTCGGCCCGGCACTGACTCTAAAGCCCTGGGTCCGCTCTCCAAGCAGGACATCTCTGTTCTTAGCGCCGTGCTGGCAGCGGGTCTATACGACAACGTGGGCCGTATTCTCTGCTCTCCCTCTCCGGACGTTCAGGAGCGTGTGATGTGTGTGGTGGAGACGGCTCAGGGGAAGGCAAACGTTCACCCCTCCTCAGTGAACCGCTACCTGCAGACTCACGGTTGGCTCCTCTTCCAGGAAAAG GTGAAATACTCCAAAGTGTTTCTTAGAGAAACAACCTTGATCTCCCCTTTATCGATGCTGTTGTTCGGAGGCGATATTGACGTACAGCACCGTGAGAGACTAGTTTCTCTGGATGGATGGATCTACTTCCAG GCTCCGGTCAGAGTTGGTGTTATCTTCAAACACCTCCGCAAGCTGATCGACTCCCTCCTGGAGAGGAAACTGGCCAACCCCGAAATGAATTTGGAAG atgAGAAGACCATACAGATGATCATAGAGTTGATAAAGTCAGACAACAGACTCTGA
- the dhx29 gene encoding ATP-dependent RNA helicase DHX29 isoform X1, which translates to MGGKKKKSAAVPTGAQPAPAATVNASNIAFESTGKKQQQRPNNEKSASKESKPKGPKTYSLNTNTQTDTSGVSDKSILKVVIQPELEKKVIKLINDYRQEYADKGPISGRLTTKKLLDLYSALQKFHFKTEHIEEAMKSSVLYGGDLHSALDWLCLNLRDDELPEGFSQKMQEEKQKTRPTFQPPKEDRTPLAANKDAPKEEEKPKPKTPVKEASVSMKEWILRYAEQSDDQSSEDDESNDMRKDNPELEEKFDPNDRYLVLAAQLDDAKEMAAQSKAKKDKAGQRTAQDRIRVIQQEMKPLESHPMFNPAIKVKDTPKEEKKQVSVTDRKEELNFSLFEQTNAPPAAAEKSTRTETKKEPKDIRNFDYTSRSWTGKSPKQFLIDWCRKNLPKSPPPSFEKKAVGKYWKCRVRVQRPNDVLEVCPTILTEDGMQAHHLGATLALYDLVKGQSVHQLLPPTYRDVWLEWRDSEQKEEEQSRCAINKPRDQFIARLLTHLKQQQGNQPQGDPQDTNRDAGDEPEDSWENLDFQEDVEPQRGQGLVAEEASRRLFLKLQGSAVARRLLVERQQLPVYQHRQKVLDALRRHRVVVVAGETGSGKSTQIPQFILEDLLAGGGGAQPCNVVVTQPRRISAMSLASRVSQELGSEEGPGSKNSLCGYQIRMENRSGETTRLLYCTTGVLLRKLQQDQLLSSLTHIIVDEVHERSVQSDFLLTILKEVVQKRSDLRLILMSATVDCQKFANYFNRCPVVTIPGRTFPVEVFHLDDIVEETGYVLDQDSEYSQKFVEEEEEVNITITQKGGKTHQHQEVIMRDSGSGCDLGPEFDHFSSRTRRVLQYMNPNKINMDLILDLLAYLDKSPQFRDVEGAVLIFLPGLAHIQQLYDLLTTDRRFSSKDRYKLVALHSTLSSQDQSAAFTVPPAGVRKILLSTNIAETGVTIPDVVFVIDTGKTKENRYHESSQMSSLVETFVSKASALQRQGRAGRVREGFCFRLYPKFRFDSFIDYSIPEILRVPLEELCLHIMKCEYGSPESFLCQALDPPQQQAVCNAVSLLRKIGACQQDSHTLTPLGHHLATLPVNVKIGKMLIFGAIFGCLEPIATIAAAMSEKSPFSTPMSRKDEANLAKFALAVAHSDHMTIYNAYLGWKIARSEGTRAEMTYCRKHFLNRTALMTMEDVKQELIRMVQQAGFIASKTGRAPRSRPGTDSKALGPLSKQDISVLSAVLAAGLYDNVGRILCSPSPDVQERVMCVVETAQGKANVHPSSVNRYLQTHGWLLFQEKVKYSKVFLRETTLISPLSMLLFGGDIDVQHRERLVSLDGWIYFQAPVRVGVIFKHLRKLIDSLLERKLANPEMNLEDEKTIQMIIELIKSDNRL; encoded by the exons ATGGGTGGGAAGAAAAAGAAGTCAGCAGCAGTGCCCACGGGTGCCCAGCCGGCTCCTGCAGCAACTGTGAATGCATCCAATATAGCGTTTGAATCTACaggcaaaaaacaacaacaaagaccAAATAATGAGAAATCAGCCTCGAAAGAAAGCAAGCCAAAAG GTCCCAAAACATATAGTCTAAACACTAACACACAGACTGACACAAGTGGGGTGTCTGATAAATCAATCCTAAAA GTTGTAATCCAGCCAGAACTGGAGAAAAAGGTGATCAAGTTGATCAATGATTACAGACAAGAATATGCAGATAAGGGACCAATATCTGGGAGACTCACAACCAAAAAGTTGCTG GATTTGTACAGTGCTCTTCAGAAGTTTCACTTTAAGACAGAACACATAGAGGAGGCCATGAAGAGCAGTGTGCTGTATGGAGGAGATCTGCACTCGGCACTCGACTGGCTTTGTCTGAATCTCCGAGACG atgAGCTACCAGAAGGATTCAGCCAAAAGATGCAGGAGGAGAAACAGAAGACTCGGCCCACGTTCCAGCCTCCAAAAGAGGACAGAACCCCACTAGCAGCCAATAAAGACGCACCTAAAGAAGAGGAGAAACCCAAGCCAAAA ACTCCAGTAAAAGAAGCCAGTGTCAGTATGAAGGAGTGGATACTACGCTACGCTGAGCAATCTGATGATCAGAGCAGTGAAGATGATGAAAGCAATGACATGAGAAAAGATAACCCTGAGCTGGAGGAGAAGTTTGATCCT AATGACAGATACCTGGTGCTGGCCGCACAGCTGGATGATGCTAAAGAGATGGCAGCACAATCTAAAGCCAAGAAAGACAAAGCAGGACAGAGGACAGCACAAGACCGCATCAGAGTCATCCAGCAAG AAATGAAGCCTTTAGAGTCTCATCCAATGTTTAATCCTGCTATTAAAGTTAAAGACACCCCTAAAGAGGAAAAGAAGCAAGTTTCAGtgactgacagaaaggaggaACTTAATTTTAGTCTCTTTGAGCAGACAAATGCACCGCCAGCAGCAGCAGAAAAAAGTACAAGAA CGGAAACGAAGAAAGAGCCCAAAGACATCCGTAACTTTGACTACACATCCAGAAGCTGGACCGGCAAGTCACCCAAACAGTTTCTGATCGACTGGTGCAGAAAGAACCTGCCGAAGAGCCCGCCACCATCATTTGAGAAAAAAGCAGTCGGGAAATATTGGAAATGCAG GGTTCGGGTTCAGAGGCCTAATGATGTTCTGGAGGTGTGTCCCACTATCCTAACTGAAGATGGGATGCAGGCACATCACTTAGGAGCGACCTTGGCCCTTTATGACCTTGTCAAAGGACAG TCGGTGCATCAACTGCTCCCACCCACTTACCGCGACGTGTGGCTCGAGTGGCGTGACAGTGAACAAAAAGAGGAGGAGCAAAGCCGCTGCGCCATCAACAAACCACGTGACCAGTTCATCGCACGTCTGCTCACCCACCTCAAACAGCAACAGGGCAACCAACCACAGGGCGACCCGCAGGACACCAACCGGGATGCTGGAGATGAACCAGAAGACTCCTGGGAGAACCTGGACTTTCAGGAAGACGTTGAGCCCCAGCGTGGACAAGGCCTCGTGGCAGAGGAGGCGTCCCGGAGGCTGTTCCTTAAACTGCAAGGCTCGGCTGTGGCTCGCAGACTTCTGGTGGAGAGGCAACAGCTGCCCGTCTATCAGCACCGCCAGAAGGTGCTGGATGCTTTGCGGCGGCACCGCGTGGTGGTTGTCGCCGGAGAGACAGGAAGCGGGAAGAGCACCCAGATTCCTCAATTTATCTTGGAGGATCTCCTGGCTGGTGGAGGTGGCGCTCAGCCGTGCAATGTGGTGGTGACGCAGCCCAGGAGGATCTCAGCCATGAGTCTGGCCAGCAGGGTGTCGCAGGAGCTGGGCAGTGAGGAGGGACCAGGAAGCAAG AATTCACTGTGTGGATATCAAATCCGGATGGAGAACCGCTCTGGGGAGACAACACGACTGCTGTACTGCACTACTGGAGTTTTACTGCGAAAACTGCAACAGGATCAGCTCCTTAGTTCTCTCACGCACATCATCGTGGATGAG GTTCATGAGCGCAGTGTACAATCAGATTTTCTCCTCACTATACTCAAAGAAGTCGTCCAGAAGCGATCTGACCTCCGGCTGATCTTGATGAGCGCCACGGTCGACTGCCAAAAGTTTGCCAACTACTTTAACCGCTGCCCAGTGGTCACCATACCAGGCAGAACATTCCCTGTGGAG GTATTTCACCTGGATGATATTGTGGAGGAGACAGGCTATGTTCTGGACCAGGACTCAGAGTACAGTCAGAAGTTTgtggaagaagaagaggaggtgAACATCACCATCACACAGAAAGGAGGAAAAACTCATCAGCACCAG GAGGTTATCATGAGGGATTCTGGCTCAGGTTGTGATCTGGGACCCGAGTTTGATCACTTCAGCAGTCGGACCCGCCGTGTCCTGCAGTACATGAACCCCAATAAAATCAACATGGATCTGATTCTAGACCTGCTGGCATACCTGG ACAAGTCACCTCAGTTTCGTGATGTGGAAGGTGCAGTTCTGATCTTCCTCCCAGGTCTGGCTCATATTCAACAGCTGTATGATTTGCTGACCACAGACAGACGCTTCAGCTCAAAGGACAG ATACAAGCTAGTAGCTCTTCACTCCACGCTATCGTCTCAGGACCAGTCTGCTGCGTTTACAGTGCCCCCTGCTGGAGTCAGGAAG ATCTTGCTATCTACAAACATCGCTGAGACAGGCGTCACTATTCCAGATGTTGTGTTTGTCATCGACActggaaaaacaaaagaaaatcg ATACCACGAAAGCAGTCAGATGAGCTCACTCGTGGAGACATTTGTTAGTAAAGCGAGCGCTCTGCAGAGACAAGGCAGGGCGGGGCGGGTCAGAGAGGGCTTCTGTTTTCGCCTCTATCCCAAATTTAG GTTTGATAGCTTCATAGACTACTCCATACCGGAGATCCTGAGGGTGCCTTTGGAGGAGCTTTGCCTTCATAttatg AAGTGTGAATACGGTTCACCAGAGAGTTTCCTGTGTCAAGCTCTGGACCCCCCACAGCAGCAGGCCGTGTGCAACGCTGTCAGTCTGCTGAGGAAGATCGGCGCCTGTCAGCAAGATAGCCACACCCTCACACCGCTCGGCCATCACCTGGCAACCCTGCCTGTCAATGTCAAGATTGGGAAGATGCTCATATTTGGTGCTATTTTTGGTTGCCTTGAACCTATT GCCACTATAGCAGCGGCCATGTCGGAGAAGTCACCCTTCTCTACACCAATGAGCAGAAAGGATGAAGCCAACCTGGCTAAATTTGCTCTGGCAGTCGCCCACTCGGATCACATGACCATCTACAACGCTTATCTCGG GTGGAAGATTGCACGAAGTGAAGGAACACGAGCTGAGATGACCTATTGTAGGAAACACTTCTTGAACCGCACTGCCCTCATGACCATGGAG GATGTAAAGCAGGAACTCATCAGGATGGTGCAGCAGGCCGGTTTCATTGCTTCTAAGACTGGCAGAGCTCCTCGTTCTCGGCCCGGCACTGACTCTAAAGCCCTGGGTCCGCTCTCCAAGCAGGACATCTCTGTTCTTAGCGCCGTGCTGGCAGCGGGTCTATACGACAACGTGGGCCGTATTCTCTGCTCTCCCTCTCCGGACGTTCAGGAGCGTGTGATGTGTGTGGTGGAGACGGCTCAGGGGAAGGCAAACGTTCACCCCTCCTCAGTGAACCGCTACCTGCAGACTCACGGTTGGCTCCTCTTCCAGGAAAAG GTGAAATACTCCAAAGTGTTTCTTAGAGAAACAACCTTGATCTCCCCTTTATCGATGCTGTTGTTCGGAGGCGATATTGACGTACAGCACCGTGAGAGACTAGTTTCTCTGGATGGATGGATCTACTTCCAG GCTCCGGTCAGAGTTGGTGTTATCTTCAAACACCTCCGCAAGCTGATCGACTCCCTCCTGGAGAGGAAACTGGCCAACCCCGAAATGAATTTGGAAG atgAGAAGACCATACAGATGATCATAGAGTTGATAAAGTCAGACAACAGACTCTGA